The window CAACGGCCTGGAAGGGTGGAAGCACATGGCGACGGCCATCGTGCCCGGCATCTATGACGACACGCTGGCCGACGGCGAATTGACGGCCCGCACCGAGGACGCCCACGCCACGGCCCGCTATCTGGCGCGGCGGGCGGGGCTACTCGTCGGCGTGTCGGCCGCGGCCAACGTCCATGCCGCGCTGCGGGTGGCCGCCGAACTGGTCGAGGGCGTCGTGGTCACGGTGTTGCCCGATAGCGGCTACAAGTACTTAAGTGAGCGATTCTGGCAAGAATGATTTCACCGTAATTTAAGGATTCTAAAGTTCGTAGTCAGCAACTTTAGTTGCGTTCTGAGAATCTATTCTTGCCATCCGACGCTCTTGTCGTCCAACGGCGCTAAAGCGCCTGACTACGAACAAAGAAAGAGATGCTAACCATACCCGAATCCGTCTACGCCACCATTGCCGCCCACGGCGCGGCCTCTTATCCGTATGAGGGCTGCGGGCTGCTGCTCGGTTCGGCCGAGGGCGAGCGCAACGTCGCCGTCGCCGCCCGGCCGCTGCCCAACGTCTGGCCGGTGGCGAGCGAGAAGCCGGAGCGCTTCCGTATCGCCGAAGACGACTGGCGCGACGCGGAACTGGACGCGGCGGCCGAAGGGCTGGACGTGATCGGCATCTTCCACAGCCACCCCGACTGCCCGCCGGTGGCCTCACCGCGCGACCTGGCCTGGGCCAGTTGGCCGGGCTACTCATATCTGATCACGCAGGTCGTTGCCGGGCAAGCGGGCATCAGTCGCTCGTGGCAACTGGCGGCCGATCGCTCCGGCTTTTTGGAAGAGAGCGTGGAGATAGAATGACATTTGCAAAGTAGCGAGTGGCGGGTAGCGGGTGGCGGGTAGCAAGTCGCCACCCGCCACCCGCCACTCGCTACCCCTTTCGCTCTAAATCTTTAGGAGAAGAACATGGCAACCATCAGAATACCCACCCCCTTACGCCCTTATTCGGGCGGTAATAGCATCATCACTGTCGGCGGGGCGACGGTCGGCGAGGCGTTGAACGATCTGGCCGCGCTGCACCCCCAACTGCGAACGCACCTGTTCGAGGGGGACGAGTTGCGCAGTTTCGTCAACATCTACCTGAACAAGGAAGACGTGCGCGGCTTGCAGGGCGCGCAGACGGCGATCAAGCCCGACGATACCTTGATGATCATCCCGTCCATCGCCGGCGGAAGATGAAGAGAATCCACAGATTTCACAGAGTTAAGCAGACCCAACGCGAGGCCATTCATGGAAACTACATCCCGCAAGGTCGATCATTCGGCGCTGAAGGTAAACCAGGGGTTCATCATCGCTTTATTGGCCCTGGCTTACGTGATCAATTCCGTCTGGCTGGTGGTCTTCGTGGCCGCCGTCATGCTGCTGGGCACGGCCGTGCCGGCGCTGTCGCTGTTCAAGCGCGTCTATCTCCACCTCCTGCGTCCGGCAGGGCTGGTGAAACCACAGGTCATCACCGACAACCCCGAACCACACCGCTTCTCGCAGGGGTTTGGCGGCGTCGTGCTATTAGGGGCCATCGCCGCCCTCTTCGGCGGGGCGTCGGCGCTGGGCTGGGGGCTGGTGGGGCTGGTCATTGGGCTGGCGGCGGTGAATCTGTTCCTGGGCTTCTGCGCGGGGTGCTTCGTCTACTACCAGCTTCACCGGCTGGGCGTGCCCGGTTTCGCCCGCGGCCCCATCGAGCAAGGCGGGTAGGCGAATGATCGAGCGCGTCGTCCTTCTCCTGACCTTGAGCCTGGCCGCCGTGGCCGTCTATTACCTGCTGCGCGCCGCCCACGTGCGCCGGATGCCAACGGCCGCCTCGCCGGTGGCCCTGCCGGCGCTGCTCTACTTTCGCGCCGACTCGTGCGCCGTTTGCCCAGCCCAGGGACGCATCGTCGAGCAGGTAGCGCGCCACTGGGACGACCGCCTGCGCGTGGAGACTATCGACGCCGCACGCGAGCCGGAGACGGCCGCCCGCTATCGCGTCTTCACGTTGCCGACGACCATCCTGCGCGACAGCGACGGCCGCGTCCGCCACATCAATTATGGCCTGGCCGATGAGCGCAAACTGGCCCGGCAATTGACCGAGCTGGTCGGCGGGCAATCGCCGATTCGCACCGATCACAGCCCGTCCGTGGTAAAATCGGCGGAATCGGTCTAATCGGCGGATTATCACTCTGGAAACACTATGACCTATCAATCACCGATCGATCCGGCCGCGCTGGCCGACGTAACTCTTTCCCATCAGGAGATCAAGCGCTACAGCCGCCATCTGATCATGCCCGAAGTCGGCATGAACGGGCAGAAGCGGCTGAAGGCGGCGAGCGTGTTGCTCATTGGCGCGGGTGGTCTCGGCTCGCCGCTGGCGATGTATCTGGCCGCGGCGGGCGTCGGCCGCATTGGTTTGGTCGACTACGACACGGTCGATTTCTCCAATCTCCACCGCCAGATCATCCACGGCACGAAGGACGTCGGCCGGCTGAAGCTGGAGAGCGCCAAAGACCGCATCCTCGACATCAACCCCCACGTCCAGGTAGATACCTACGAAGTGCCGCTGACCTCGGCCAACGCGTTGGCGCTTTTCGCGCCCTACGACGTCATCATCGACGGCACCGACAACTTCCCCACGCGCTATCTGACCAACGACGCCTGCGTGTTGCTGGGCAAGCCCAACGTCTACGGCAGCATCTTCCGCTTCGAGGGGCAGGCGTCGGTCTTCTATGCCGCCGAGGGGCCGTGCTATCGCTGCCTCTTCCCGGAGCCGCCGCCGCCGGGGCTGGTGCCCAGTTGCGCCGAGGGCGGCGTGTTGGGCGTGCTGCCGGGCACGATCGGCGCGATCCAGGCCACCGAGGCCATCAAGCTCATCCTGGGCGTGGGCGAGCCGCTCATCGGCCGCCTGCTGCTCTATGACGCCACGGCCATGAGCTTCGACGAGGTGCGGCTGCGCAAGAACCCGGCCTGCCCCATCTGCGGCGAGAACCCGACCATCACCGAGCTGATCGATTACGAGCAGTTCTGCGGCATGCCCGCCCACGACCACAGCGAATTCGCCGCCCAGACCAACGGCCGCATCCCGGCCATCACGCCGCTGGAGCTAAAGCAACGGCTGGACGCGGGCGACGACCTGTTCATCCTCGACGTACGCGAGCCGCACGAGTGGGAGATCAGCAATCTGGACAGCCTGGGGGCGGTGCTCATCCCCAAGGGGCAAATCCTGGAGCGGCTGAACGAACTGGACACGGCGCGGGAGATGGTCGTCCAATGCAAGACCGGCGGCCGCAGCGCCGACGTCATCTGGCAACTACAACGCCACGGCTTCAAAAAGCTGCTGAATCTGGAGGGGGGGATTAATCGGTGGGCGCAAGAGGTTGATCCGAGTTTGCCAACGTATTAGCGCCGGGTTCAAACGCGGTGCTGATAAACGAAACCCGGCTAAAGCCGGTTTGGTGGGGCAAACGCCTCTTCAACCGGCTTCAGCCGGGTTTTGCGTGCCAGCGGTGGGTAACATTTCAGAATTACGCTCTTTCTGAGGTAATATTTCATTATATGGCAATCCATAAATTATTAGTCATCGGCATCGACGGCGCGCCCCACCCGCTGATCGAGCGTTGGGCGGCGGCCGGCGAATTGCCGCATTTGGCCCGGCTCATTGCCCGCGGCGGCTTCGGCGTGTTGCGCTCCACCATGCCCGTGCATTCGCCCACGGCCTGGGCGACGTTCATCACCGGCCTGAACCCCGGCCAGCACGGCGTGTTCGACTTCGTGCGCCGCGAGCCGGACAGCTACCGGCTGGGCGTCGTGCGCGCCGACCAATACCTCGGCGCGTCGATCTGGCGCTTGCTGAGCGAGCGCGGGCGCAAGGTCGGCGTCATCAACGTGCCCATGACTTACCCCCCGGAGCCGGTCAACGGCTTCCTGGTCAGCGGCCTGGGCACGCCCGACTTCAGCCGCTATACCTACCCGCCGGCGTTGCAAGACGAACTCGAAGCCGACGGCTATCGGGTCAACAAGAAGTTTTTCTTCGTCCGCAACCGGCAGGATGAGTGGCTCGACGACATCACGGCCATGACCGACAAGCGCGGCGAAACGGCCGTGCGCCTGCTCCAGGAGCAGCCGTGGGACTTCTTCATGGTCGTCTTCCGCAACAGCGATGAGATTTGCCACTTCTTCTGGCACCACCAGGACGAGACGCACCCCCACCACGACCCGGCCGCCCCACCCCGCTACCGGACGGCCATCCTCGACCTCTACCGGCGGATCGACCATTGGGTGGGCGAACTCGTGGCCGCGGCCGGCGAGGACGTCAATATCGTCATCATGTCCGACCACGGCGCGGGGCCACTCTATCGCGACGTGTTCCTGAACGAGTGGCTATGGCGGGAGGGGTGGCTGAGCCTGCGCAACGAGGTGACGGGCGGCCGGGGCTGGCTGGCGACCATGCAACGGCTGGGCCTGACCCGCGCCCGCATCTCCGACACCCTGACCCGGCTGAACATGCACCGGGTGGAGACGCTCATCAAGCGCGCCCTGGGCGATCGCATCCACGTTCTGCCGCGCGACGAGCGGCCGGAGTTCCATAACGCCATCGACTGGTCGCGGACGCGGGCCTACAGCTACGGCTACTACGGGCAAATCTTCATCAATCTGCGCGGCCGAGAGCCGGAGGGCATCGTGCCGCCGGAGGAGTACGAGGCGCTCCGCGACGACATCGCCCGACAACTGCTGACCATCGTCGATCCGGCCGACGGCTTGCCCGTCGTCGATCGCGTCTATAAGAAAGAGGAGCTATATCACGGCCGCTTTCTGGACGAAGCGCCCGATCTGTTTGCCATCATGCGCGGCCTGACCTATATCACCCGCGTCGGCTACGAGTTCGCCGGCGAGCGCGGCGTCCTCTTTCGCGAGCCTTACACCGACGAGACCGGCGGCCACCGGCTGGAGGGCATCCTCATCGCCGCCGGGCCGGACATCCAACCGGGGCCGCTGGCCGAGCGGCCGATCGTTGACCTGACGCCGACCCTGTTGCAGCTTCAGGGTTGCTCCACACCCGACTACATGGACGGCGTGGCGATCACTGAGCTGCTGACCGATGCGTTCCAGGCGAGTCATCCTCCGGCGAGCTACCCGGCCGAGATCGTGGGGCGCGAGGCGATGGCCGGCAGTTGGGACGCCGCGGCCGAGGCCGACGTGACCGAGCGCCTGAAGCAATTGGGCTATCTTGGCTGATTTGGCCGCGTTAATGTTGTTCGTAAGATTGATTCGCTAGATTACTCCCTAGAGAGACACAACCGCACGTTAACGGCTGGATACCTGTGTGTTCGTAACATCCACGCGACTTATCCCCGCCCGATAGTAATAAGGTAATTCACGAAAGTCCGATGATCGCAGACCTATCGGATTGATAATCGCGCGACAGCGCAACGGTGGGAAAACGTTGAGGTTGTGTCCTAACTTATCGTAATTACAAATAGTAAAATCATAACGGTGCGCCGTCATTCGAAATCACACGATCTCGCGGCGCAAAAGGAGTAGTGTGAATTGTTGACCATGACTGCTGAACCGACCATGAATGAAAAAACAGCGCTGATCACGCCCTACGGGGGCGAACTGATTGACCTGATGGTTCCCGACGCCGAGCGGGCCGAGTTGCGCGCCTATGCCAACACCCTGCGCTCGGTGCGTATCTCCGAGCGCGCCGCCTGCGACCTGGAGTTGCTGGCGACGGGCGGCTTCTCGCCGCTGGATCGCTTCATGTCCGAGGCCGACCATCAGAGCGTACTGGACACGATGCGCCTGACCAACGGCTATCTCTTCCCCATCCCCGTGCCCTTGCCGGTCGATGAAGAGACGGCCGACAGCCTCAAGATCGGCCAGGACGTCGCCCTGCGCAGCCCCAGCAACGAATTGCTGGCGGTCATGAACGTCGAGGAGATTTACCCGTGGAACGTCGAGGAAGTGGCCCTGAAGGCTTTCGGCACGCTCGATCTGCGCCACCCCATCGTGGCCGAGATGCACGGCTGGGGCAAGTATTTCATCTCCGGCGAGCTGCGCGTATTGCAACTGCCGGCGCGCTATGATTTCAAATCCCTGCGCCTGACCCCGGCCGAGACGCGCGCCCGCCTGGAGCAGTTCGGCCACCAGAACGTCATCGCCTTCCAGACCCGCAACCCGCTGCATCGCGTCCACGAAGAGTTGACCAAGCGGGCCACGATGGAGAAGGACGGCGTGCTGCTGCTGCACCCCAGTGTCGGCATGACCAAGCCCGGCGACGTCGACCACTTCACCCGCGTGCGCACCTACAAGGCGCTGGCCCAGCGCTACTATGACCCCGACCGCATCCTGTTGTCGCTGCTGCCGTTGGCGATGCGCATGGGCGGCCCGCGCGAGGCCGTCTGGCACGCCATCATCCGCCGCAACCACGGCGCGAACCACCTGATCGTCGGCCGCGACCACGCCGGCCCCGGCAACGATTCGACCGGCAAGCCGATCTACGGCCCGTATGACGCGCAGGACTTGGTCGAGCAGTTCAGCGAAGAGCTGGGCGTCGCCGCCGTGCCCTTCCAGATGCTCGTCTATCTGCCCGAAGAAGACCGCTACGAAGAGGTCACCAAGGTCAACAAAGAGACCAAGACGGCCTCGATCAGCGGCACACAGGTGCGCGAGCAATATCTGCAAAACGGCAAGCAACTGCCGGAGTGGTTCACTCGCCCCGAAGTGGCCGAGATTCTGGCCGAGACCTACCCGCCGCGCTATCGCCAGGGCGTCACCGTCTGGTTTACCGGGCTGCACAACGCCGGCAAATCGACCACGGCCAACGTCCTGACGACCTTGTTGCAGGAGTACGGCCGCAACATCACCCTGCTCGACGGCGACGTCGTGCGCACCCACTTCTCCGAAGGGCTGGGCTTCAGCCGCGAAGACCGCGACGACCACGTGCGTCGCATTGGCTTTGTGGCCTCGGAGATCACCCGCCACGGCGGTATCGTCGTCTGCGCCGCCGTCAGCCCCTACCGCGCCACCCGTAACGAGGTACGCAACATGATCGGCGGCGAGAACTACATCGAGATTTTCGTCGATACGCCGCTGGAAGTGTGCGAGCAGCGCGACACCAAGGGCCTCTATGCCCGCGCCCGCCGCGGCGAGATCGTCGGCTTCACCGGCATCGATGACCCGTATGAGGCCCCGCAACACCCGGAACTGACCGTGGAAACGCTCCACCACACCCCCGAAGAGAACGCGCATATGATCCTGGATATGCTCATCGAGCAGGGCTTTGTGCGCACCGAGGAGCCGGGCCTGCGCGATAACTAAGCGATTAAGAATTGGCTACGGATTGACACGGAGCGAACGGATAAAAATCCGTTTTATCGGTGAAAATCCGTAGCCAATCTTTCAACGAATAACAAAAAAACATACACCAAGAGGAAAGAAACTCATGTCTCAATACGAAGAATACCCCGGCTACGTGCTGTGGATGACCGGACTATCGGGCGCCGGCAAGACGACCATCGCCCTGCTGTTGGAAGAAGACCTGAAGGCCCGCGGCTGCAAATTCGAGCGGCTGGACGGCGACGTCGTGCGCGAGAGCCTGACCCGCGACCTGGGCTTCAGCAAGGAAGACCGCGACAAGAACATCGAGCGCGTCTCCTTCGTCGCCAAGCTGCTGTCACGCAATGGCGTCGGCTGCGTCTGCTCCTTCATTTCGCCCTACCAGGCTGTACGTGACATGGTGCGCGCCGGCACGACCAACTTCATCGAAGTCTTCATCGATGCCCCGCTGGACGTGGTCATCGGCCGCGACGTGAAGGGCATGTACAAGAAGGCCATCGCCGGCGAAATCCCCAACTTCACCGGCATCTCCGACCCATTTGAGGCCCCGGCCAACCCGGAGATCCACATCCACACCGACCAGGAAACCCCGGCGGCCAGCGCCCAGCGCATCCTGGCCTACCTGGAAGAGCGCGGCTTCATCCCCGTCCACGAAGCGGCGCTGCTGCCGGCGTAATTGAGAGAAGTGGCGGGTAGCGGGTAGCGGGTGGCAAGTTCAGAGCCACCCGCCACCCGCCACCCGCTACCGCTTCCTCTGCCAGGCATACAGCCGGTGCAGCAAATTGTTGTACACCCGGTCGGCCGCGCCGACGGTTCGCTTGACCTCGCCGCCGAAGCCGCGCTTGAAGCGATAGACCGGCCACAGCCCATCCTGCCGCTCGGCAAAGCCCGCCTCTAGCTCTTCTTCCTCGGCATCGGGCACACCCCACAGATCGTAGCTCGTGCAGCCGCGAGCTTTGGCCCAACGCATGGCCGCCCATTGCGCGGCGTAGGCCGGCATCCGTTGCCGCTCCTCGTCGCTCGACGCGCCATAGAGGTAGGCCGCCGATTCACCGGCGGCGAAGACCATCACCCCGGCCAACGGCCGCCCCTCATATTCGGCCAGCCACAGCGCCGCGTTATCGGGCGCGAATATCTCGAAGGCCGCCCGGTAATACTCCGGCTGGTGGATGCCGAACTGGTCGCGCGCGCCGGTGGCCTGCATCAGCCGGTTGAAGCCGCTCAGGTCGGCCGCCGTGCCCAGACGCACGGTGACGCCCTTCTTCTCGGCCAGGCGGATGTTGTAGCGCGTTTTCTGCTTCATGGCGGCCAGGATTTCTTCCTCGGCCGGCCGCAGGTCGATCACCACCGTGCGCGGCGGCTGGATGGTGTCGGGCGAGGGGACGCAGCCGTGCCGCCGGTAGAGCGCCTGCCATTCGTCGGCCGGCATCTCGTCCAGCCAGAGGCGCGGCTCCAGCTTCAGCAGCCCCGCGCCGCGCCCATAGGCGGCTTGATCGATCTGGTTGAACAGCACCGCCAGCTGCTCGTCGTCGCCCCAATCGACCAGCGGCCCGTGGGGAATGTAGCCCAATTTGACCACGCCCAGAGCCACCGAGCGAAAGAGCACCTGCGCCCCGGCCACCAGACGGCCGTCGCGCCGCAGCCAGACGCGCTGCGACGACCAGCCGAAGCGACTCTTCAGCCGCGCCCAGTTCGTCGTTTGCAAGAGGCTGCCGTGGGGGTGGGCGGCCACGAAGGCGTCCCACTCCGCGTCGGCCGCCGAATAAGGCTGTTCGCCCAGTTCCGGTAGTTGCGACACCATAGACGGGCGATTATACCCGCGTTCGTCATCTCCGGTCGATGTGTTAGAATCCGGCAAAGGCAGTGGGAGAGAACGCGATGAGCCAGGCACGAGTTCTATACGATTTACAGCAGATCGACACCGAGATACGCACCAAGAAGCAACGCCTGGGCGAGGTATTGCGGCTACAAAAGGAGCCGCCGCCCCTTGTCGCCGCCCGCGAACGCGTGGCGACCATCGACGCCGACCTGCAAAAGTGGCAGGCGCGCCACCGGGCGCTGACAGCCGACATCGCCGCGCTGGCCGACAAGACCAAGCGCGAGGAAGATCGCCTGTACTCCGGCGTGGTCAAGAACACCAAGGAGTTGAACGATCTGCAACGCGAGGTCGAGGCGCTGGGTCGCCGCCGCGCCGCGCTGGAGGATGAGGCGCTGCTGGTGATGATGGAGGCCGACGACCGCCAGACGACCAAGCGCGCCGCCGAGGACGACGTGGCCCGGCTGGCCGGCGAATTTACGACCGCCTCGGCCACCTACCGCCAGGAACAACAGGTGCTGGCGACGCACCTGAACCAACTCATCGAGAAGCGCGGGCGGCACATCACCCTGGCCCAGCCGGCGCTGATCAAGACCTACGATGACCTCATCCGCCAGAAGAACGGGCTGGCCGTGGCCGGGCTACAGGCCAACAAATGCCTGGGCTGCCGCCTCACCCTGTCGGCCAGCGTCATCCGCGCCGTGGATGAGGGCAAACTGATTTTTTGCGAGAATTGTGGGCGGATGCTGTGTCCTATCTAGTCGCGCGATCGGCTGCGACATGAGCGATTGAGGACGGAAGAACGATTGCGAGAGCGATTGCGATTGCGAAAGCGACCTACTGACCACTGACCACTAACCACTAACCACTGACCACTGACCACTGACCACTAACCACTAACCACTAACCACTAACCACTAACCACTAACCACTGATCTACCCCGAGGAACCATCAATATGCATATTCTGGTCACCGGCGGCGCCGGCTATATCGGCAGCCACACCGCGTTGGAATTGCTCCGAGCCGGGCACAGTGTCGTTGTCGTCGATAACCTCGTCAATAGCCACGAGGAGAGTCTGCGCCGGGTGGAGCGGCTGGCCGGGCGGCCGTTGGCTTTCCATCAGGTGGACTTGCTGGATCGCGCCGCCCTGGAGGCGGTCTTCGCCGCCGAACCGATTGAGGCCGTCATCCATTTCGCGGCGCTCAAGTCGCCGGCCGAGTCGGTGGCCCAGCCGTTGCGCTACTATCACAACAACGTGACGGGCACGATCAATTTGCTGGAGATCATGGCCGCCCATGATGTGGGGCGGTTCGTCTTCAGCTCCTCGGCCACCGTCTATGGCGATCCGGCCCACATGCCCATTACGGAAAACACGCCCCTCTCGCCCCTCAATCCATACGGCCGCAGCAAGGTCATGGTCGAGGAGATGCTGGGCGACTTGCAGCGGGCCGACAGCCGTTGGGCCATCGCCATCCTGCGCTACTTCAACCCCATCGGCGCCGACCCCAGCGGCCTGATCGGCGAAGACCCCCACGGCATCCCCAACAACCTGCTGCCCTACATCGCTCAGGTCGTCGTCGGCCGCCGCCCCCATCTGCCCGTCTATGGCGACGCCTACCCCACACCCGACGGCACCGGCGTGCGCGACTATATCCACGTCGTCGATCTGGCGCTGGGCCATCTGCGGGCACTGGACAAACTGGTCGAAAGTCCGGGCCTCTTCACCTACAACCTGGGAACCGGGCGGGGCAACAGTGTGCTGGAGGTCGTCGCCGCCTTCGAGCGGGCCAGCGGCCGGCCTATCCCGCTGCGGATGATGCCCCCCCGCCCCGGCGACGCGGCCGTCTCCTACGCCGATCCATCGGCCGCCGCCCGCGAGTTAGGCTGGACAGCCCAGCGCGGCCTCGATGAAATGGTGGCCGACACGTGGCGCTGGCAGATGAACAATCCCGATGGGTATAGGCAGACAGTGGGTAGTGGGTAGTGGGTAGTGGGCAGTGGTCGGTGGTCGGTGGTCGGTGGTCAGTGGTCAGTGGTCGGTGGTCGGTGGTCAGTGGTCAGTAGATCGCAATCGCTATCGCTTTCGCAATCGTTCTTCAGTCCCCAACATTCATCTTCCCCCGATACACCATCACCACCTCCGCCATAATCGCCAGGGCGATCTCCTCCGGGTTATCGGCGGCGATGTCTAGGCCGACCGGGGCGTGGATGCGATCCAGTTGATCGTCGCTGAAACCCACTGCCGCCAACCGCGCCCGGCGCGCGGCATGGGTACGGCGGCTGCCCAACGCCCCAATGTAGAAAGCGTCGCTTTCTAGCGCCGCCCGCAGTGCCGGGTCGTCGATTTTGGGATCGTGGCTCAGGGTGACGACGGCCGCGTCCGCGCCGATAGGCCACTCGGCCAACGCCTTGTCCGGCCAGGCCTGAATCAGCCGATCCACGTCGGGGAAGCGGGCCGCGCTGCCGAACGCCCGCCGTGGGTCGATGACCACCGTCCGGTAGCCGAGCAGCCCGGCCAGCCGGGCCAGGGTCACGGCGATATGCGCCCCGCCGATCATGATCAGCGCCGGAGCCGGGCGCAGGGCGTCAATAAATAGCTCGACGCCATCGAGCAGCACATGACGGCCCGGCCGCCGCGCCTGCCGGGCCAGTGTGGCGGCTTCGGCGTCCAGGCCCGCGCCCAGCGAACCGATCACGCTGTCGGCGCCAACCGCCACGCGGCGGCCGAGCAACTCATCCGGCCCGCCCACGACGGTGACGATCGCCCCCACCGTATCGGCCAGCGCCCATTGCCGCGCCAGGGCATAAGTGGCCGGGTCGAGCCGCTCCACGAACACGTCGATCTCGCCGCCGCAGGCCAACCCCACGCTCCAGGCCGTCTCGTCGGCCACGCCGAAGTGGAGCAGTTGCGGCCGGCCGGTCGCCAGGACGGCCTCGCCCGCGTCGATGACCGCGCCCTCGACACAGCCGCCGCTGACCGAGCCGGCGATGGCCGCCCCACCGGCGGTGAACGCCATCTTGGCCCCCGCCCGGCGCGGCGCGGAACCCCAGGCCGCGATGACCGTCGCCAGGGCGATGGCCGTTTCGCCCGCGGCCAGCCAGCTATCGATGTCGGCAATGAGTTCTTTCATGTGGTGATGATTCTAATGGACGAATCGGCGGCGTCAACCGCGAAGAAGGGCCAGGCCACCCACCCCACCGTATCCCCCTGTAATCGTTAGGGCGGTCGTCGTGGGTAAGGAGGGCAAATTCAAATGTGTCTAGGTGATACCGGCCGAAACATGAGAGAGCGCAAAATTGCGCGCCGGTTTCGCCCGGCCCTTGTTATAGTTCAATTCTTCCGATTTACCGACAAAAGGAGCGCGAATTATCATGTCCGATCAAAAACTCGAAGTCGCAACCCTGGGTGGGGGGTGCTTCTGGTGTCTGGATGCCATCTACCGTGACGTGGCGGGCGTGGCCCGCGTCGTCTCCGGCTACTCCGGCGGCCACGTCGCCAACCCAACCTATGAGCAGGTGTGCGGCAAGCGCACCGGCCACGCCGAGGTCGTCCAGGTGTGGTTCGATCCGGCGGTCATCTCGTACGATGACATCCTCTACATCTTCTGGCGCATCCACGACCCGACGACGCTCAACCGCCAGGGCAACGATTCCGGCCCGCAATACCGCTCGGCCATCTACTACCACGACGCGGCCCAGAAGGCGGCCGCCGAACGCACCCGCGCCGATGCCGAGGCCGAGCGCGTCTGGCGCGATCCGATCGTGACCGAGATCGCCCCGTTCGATGTCTTCTATGAGGCCGAGGGCTACCATCAGGATTACTTCAACAACAACCCTAACCAGCCCTATTGCGTCTACGTCGTCGATCCCAAGGTGCGCAAGTTCCGTAAGTCATTCCAGGACAAGCTCAAGCAGCCGGCGTAAAGATTTGGCTACGGATTCAAACGAACAAGACGGATAAAAACGGAAAATCCGTTTTGTCCGTATAAATCCGTAGCCAATTCTTTCTTACGCTTCAGTTGTGACCATCATGCTCAAGCAGCCGGCATAAAGATTTGGCTACGGATTCAAACGGATCATACGGATAAAAACGGAAAATCCGTTTTGTCCGTATAAATCCGTAGCCAATTCTTTCTTACGCTTCAGTTGTGACCATCATGCTCAAGCAGCCGGCATAAAGATTTGGCTACGGATTCAAACGGATCATACGGATAAAAACGGAAAATCCGTTTTGTCCGTATCAATCCGTAGCCAATTCTTTTCCTACCCTTCAGTTGCGGCCATCGCGGGGTCAAAGTCGTGGTCGGGCAGGTCGGTCTCGATGTTGCGAATGGCCGCGAAAAGATAGCCGGACAGGCTCATCAGGCAGCCGAGCGTGGCCGTGCCCAGGAACATG is drawn from Candidatus Promineifilum breve and contains these coding sequences:
- a CDS encoding Mov34/MPN/PAD-1 family protein, which encodes MLTIPESVYATIAAHGAASYPYEGCGLLLGSAEGERNVAVAARPLPNVWPVASEKPERFRIAEDDWRDAELDAAAEGLDVIGIFHSHPDCPPVASPRDLAWASWPGYSYLITQVVAGQAGISRSWQLAADRSGFLEESVEIE
- a CDS encoding MoaD/ThiS family protein produces the protein MATIRIPTPLRPYSGGNSIITVGGATVGEALNDLAALHPQLRTHLFEGDELRSFVNIYLNKEDVRGLQGAQTAIKPDDTLMIIPSIAGGR
- a CDS encoding DUF4395 domain-containing protein; protein product: METTSRKVDHSALKVNQGFIIALLALAYVINSVWLVVFVAAVMLLGTAVPALSLFKRVYLHLLRPAGLVKPQVITDNPEPHRFSQGFGGVVLLGAIAALFGGASALGWGLVGLVIGLAAVNLFLGFCAGCFVYYQLHRLGVPGFARGPIEQGG
- a CDS encoding thioredoxin family protein, coding for MIERVVLLLTLSLAAVAVYYLLRAAHVRRMPTAASPVALPALLYFRADSCAVCPAQGRIVEQVARHWDDRLRVETIDAAREPETAARYRVFTLPTTILRDSDGRVRHINYGLADERKLARQLTELVGGQSPIRTDHSPSVVKSAESV
- the moeB gene encoding molybdopterin-synthase adenylyltransferase MoeB — protein: MTYQSPIDPAALADVTLSHQEIKRYSRHLIMPEVGMNGQKRLKAASVLLIGAGGLGSPLAMYLAAAGVGRIGLVDYDTVDFSNLHRQIIHGTKDVGRLKLESAKDRILDINPHVQVDTYEVPLTSANALALFAPYDVIIDGTDNFPTRYLTNDACVLLGKPNVYGSIFRFEGQASVFYAAEGPCYRCLFPEPPPPGLVPSCAEGGVLGVLPGTIGAIQATEAIKLILGVGEPLIGRLLLYDATAMSFDEVRLRKNPACPICGENPTITELIDYEQFCGMPAHDHSEFAAQTNGRIPAITPLELKQRLDAGDDLFILDVREPHEWEISNLDSLGAVLIPKGQILERLNELDTAREMVVQCKTGGRSADVIWQLQRHGFKKLLNLEGGINRWAQEVDPSLPTY
- a CDS encoding alkaline phosphatase family protein; its protein translation is MAIHKLLVIGIDGAPHPLIERWAAAGELPHLARLIARGGFGVLRSTMPVHSPTAWATFITGLNPGQHGVFDFVRREPDSYRLGVVRADQYLGASIWRLLSERGRKVGVINVPMTYPPEPVNGFLVSGLGTPDFSRYTYPPALQDELEADGYRVNKKFFFVRNRQDEWLDDITAMTDKRGETAVRLLQEQPWDFFMVVFRNSDEICHFFWHHQDETHPHHDPAAPPRYRTAILDLYRRIDHWVGELVAAAGEDVNIVIMSDHGAGPLYRDVFLNEWLWREGWLSLRNEVTGGRGWLATMQRLGLTRARISDTLTRLNMHRVETLIKRALGDRIHVLPRDERPEFHNAIDWSRTRAYSYGYYGQIFINLRGREPEGIVPPEEYEALRDDIARQLLTIVDPADGLPVVDRVYKKEELYHGRFLDEAPDLFAIMRGLTYITRVGYEFAGERGVLFREPYTDETGGHRLEGILIAAGPDIQPGPLAERPIVDLTPTLLQLQGCSTPDYMDGVAITELLTDAFQASHPPASYPAEIVGREAMAGSWDAAAEADVTERLKQLGYLG
- a CDS encoding bifunctional sulfate adenylyltransferase/adenylylsulfate kinase, whose translation is MNEKTALITPYGGELIDLMVPDAERAELRAYANTLRSVRISERAACDLELLATGGFSPLDRFMSEADHQSVLDTMRLTNGYLFPIPVPLPVDEETADSLKIGQDVALRSPSNELLAVMNVEEIYPWNVEEVALKAFGTLDLRHPIVAEMHGWGKYFISGELRVLQLPARYDFKSLRLTPAETRARLEQFGHQNVIAFQTRNPLHRVHEELTKRATMEKDGVLLLHPSVGMTKPGDVDHFTRVRTYKALAQRYYDPDRILLSLLPLAMRMGGPREAVWHAIIRRNHGANHLIVGRDHAGPGNDSTGKPIYGPYDAQDLVEQFSEELGVAAVPFQMLVYLPEEDRYEEVTKVNKETKTASISGTQVREQYLQNGKQLPEWFTRPEVAEILAETYPPRYRQGVTVWFTGLHNAGKSTTANVLTTLLQEYGRNITLLDGDVVRTHFSEGLGFSREDRDDHVRRIGFVASEITRHGGIVVCAAVSPYRATRNEVRNMIGGENYIEIFVDTPLEVCEQRDTKGLYARARRGEIVGFTGIDDPYEAPQHPELTVETLHHTPEENAHMILDMLIEQGFVRTEEPGLRDN